In Apium graveolens cultivar Ventura chromosome 10, ASM990537v1, whole genome shotgun sequence, the following are encoded in one genomic region:
- the LOC141690805 gene encoding protein ROOT HAIR SPECIFIC 17, with protein sequence MKNKKNVHATYNIHLLLGLEVVACLLTSRPLRRLPLLFAGAVAILLAVFAFISLLSPPITNHQLYHTNRHSLNTVLGVRENVQNEIVFRVPKHGGSLIHELWSSSNSKYYYGCSNASRDFQSAELKTNPDWYLMIATSGGLNQQRTGIIDAVVAAYILNATLVVPNLDKNSYWKDKSNFSEIFNIDWFISYLSKDVKIIKQLPERKGNVMTPHNMRVPRKCDPTCYVNRVSPVLKKKNVVQLTKFDYRLSNQLENNLQKLRCRVNYHALMFTDSILQMGRKMVERMRMKSKDYISLHLRFESDMLAFSGCDYGGGEKERIELGAMRKRWKTLHKSNPDKERRQGKCPLSPEEVGLMLRALGFGSDVHIYVASGELYGGEETLAPLKALFPNFHTKETIASAEELAPFSTFSSRMAALDFIVCEESSVFVSNNNGNMARMLAGRRRYFGHKPTIRPNAKKLYQLFMNRNNMAWEEFSSRVRTLQIGFMGEPNEVKPGRGEFHENPSSCICEYPDTKLLEDSISRTQDTIGNKYSQEFDISKFTNEDLDEQSGEDEHDISNPRDRTDNKYGF encoded by the exons ATGAAGAACAAAAAAAATGTGCACGCTACTTACAATATTCATCTGCTTCTAGGACTCGAGGTGGTTGCATGTTTACTAACTTCTCGTCCTCTCCGCCGTCTTCCGCTTCTTTTCGCCGGTGCCGTCGCGATTCTGCTTGCTGTCTTTGCTTTCATTTCACTTCTATCTCCTCCTATCACCAACCACCAGCTTTACCACACCAATCGTCACTCC TTAAACACGGTTCTGGGAGTACGAGAGAATGTCCAAAATGAGATTGTTTTTCGTGTTCCG AAACATGGAGGGAGTTTAATCCATGAGTTGTGGAGTTCCAGCAACTCCAAATACTACTATGGTTGTAGTAACGCCAGCCGCGATTTTCAAT CTGCTGAGTTGAAGACAAACCCTGATTGGTATTTGATGATAGCAACAAGTGGAGGACTGAATCAGCAAAGAACAGGG ATTATAGACGCCGTTGTTGCAGCCTATATATTAAATGCAACCCTTGTTGTTCCGAATCTGGACAAGAATTCCTATTGGAAGGATAAGAG CAATTTCTCGGAAATCTTCAATATTGATTGGTTCATTTcatatctctcaaaagatgtcaaaATAATCAAACAACTTCCCGAAAGGAAAGGGAACGTCATGACCCCACATAATATGCGTGTACCAAGGAAGTGCGATCCAACCTGTTATGTGAATCGGGTATCACCTGTACTTAAAAAGAAGAAT GTTGTTCAGCTAACCAAGTTTGATTATAGGCTGTCAAATCAGCTGGAAAACAATCTGCAGAAGCTGCGATGCAGAGTCAATTACCACGCTTTGATGTTTACTGATTCTATTCTTCAGATGGGTAGGAAGATGGTTGAAAGAATGAGGATGAAAAGCAAGGATTACATATCCTTGCACTTAAG GTTTGAATCCGATATGCTAGCGTTCTCGGGATGTGATTATGGTGGAGGAGAGAAGGAAAGAATAGAGCTGGGTGCAATGCGCAAGAGGTGGAAAACCTTGCAT AAAAGTAACCCTGACAAGGAAAGACGACAAGGAAAATGCCCCCTATCTCCTGAAGAAGTTGGACTTATGCTGAGGGCACTGGGTTTTGGCAGTGATGTTCATATTTATGTGGCATCTGGTGAACTATATGGAGGGGAGGAGACCTTAGCACCGCTAAAGGCTCTTTTTCCTAATTTCCATACAAAAGAAACTATTGCAAGCGCCGAAGAACTAGCACCGTTTTCAACCTTTTCTTCTCGAATGGCGGCACTAGACTTTATAGTTTGTGAGGAGAGCAGTGTTTTCGTCTCCAATAATAATGGTAACATGGCAAGAATGTTAGCCGGAAGAAG GAGATACTTTGGGCACAAACCAACAATTCGTCCAAATGCTAAGAAACTATATCAGCTGTTTATGAACAGGAATAACATGGCATGGGAAGAATTTTCTTCAAGAGTTCGAACTTTACAAATTGGCTTCATGGGTGAGCCAAATGAGGTAAAGCCTGGCAGGGGGGAGTTCCATGAAAACCCATCATCATGCATATGTGAATATCCAGATACAAAATTGTTGGAAGATTCAATTTCTCGAACGCAAGATACTATTGGCAATAAGTACAGTCAAGAATTTGATATAAGCAAGTTTACTAATGAAGATCTTGATGAACAGTCAGGCGAGGATGAGCATGATATATCCAATCCTCGCGATCGTACTGATAATAAATATGGTTTCTAG
- the LOC141693500 gene encoding uncharacterized protein LOC141693500, whose amino-acid sequence MHLYNNMHKEHKGLGLRGILWSAARSTTSFHFERNMDTVKKLSKNCWEWLNDKPKEQWSRSGFKTTCKSDIFVNNHCEVFNASIRKVRHLPIIAMLRCIHLAVMSRIQRRMAEAQTWEQEFCPNPLKRLEEAKKKSVACHVTWSGGPRYLVQTSAGGYELVVDIVYRTCACNKWQLTGIPCFHAVACLNSHGFNLHDYIHRCYSVNMFKKVYSHFVEPINGKEQWERTAYTKPLPPIVKPSTGRPKVRRNKKNDIPIAPDATSLKRRRTSVQCGNCNVWGHNRRTCPSKNNESTIEGNATEGNENVTNANQTVEGNENVTNENANQNTEDEEVAREPEEGGENFASEFMHGASQPTHEMDESQGGVFSPQSPTTNPLLGTTGVTLKAWQKQHKAVTTRAEIMRARSTRERKMNKKYAD is encoded by the exons ATGCATTTGTATAATAATATGCACAAGGAGCATAAAGGGCTGGGTCTGAGAGGTATACTTTGGAGTGCTGCAAGATCAACAACCTCATTTCATTTTGAGAGGAACATGGACACAGTTAAAAAG TTGAGCAAAAATTGTTGGGAGTGGCTAAATGACAAACCAAAGGAACAATGGAGTAGGTCaggcttcaaaaccacttgtaaATCTGACATTTTTGTCAATAACCATTGTGAGGTCTTCAATGCCTCTATCAGAAAGGTGAGACACCTACCAATAATTGCAATGCTGAGATGCATACACCTAGCTGTCATGAGTAGAATCCAGAGAAGGATGGCTGAGGCTCAAACTTGGGAGCAGGAATTCTGTCCAAATCCACTAAAAAGACTAGAAGA GGCAAAGAAGAAGTCTGTAGCTTGCCATGTCACTTGGTCAGGAGGTCCTAGGTATTTAGTTCAAACTTCTGCAGGTGGGTATGAGCTTGTGGTTGACATTGTTTATAGAACTTGTGCATGCAACAAATGGCAACTTACCGGCATTCCCTGTTTTCATGCTGTGGCATGCCTGAATTCACATGGTTTTAATCTGCATGACTACATTCACAGATGTTACTCAGTAAACATGTTTAAGAAG GTATATTCACATTTTGTTGAGCCAATTAATGGTAAGGAACAGTGGGAAAGGACTGCTTATACTAAGCCCCTACCTCCAATTGTCAAACCTTCAACTGGTAGACCTAAGGTAAGGAGAAACAAGAAGAATGATATTCCTATAGCTCCTGATGCAACTTCTTTGAAAAGAAGGAGGACAAGTGTGCAATGTGGAAATTGCAATGTATGGGGTCACAATAGGAGGACCTGTCCTTCAAAG AATAATGAGTCTACAATTGAGGGGAATGCTACTGAGGGAAATGAAAATGTGACCAATGCAAATCAAACTGTTGAGGGGAATGAAAATGTGACCAATGAAaatgcaaatcaaaacactgaggatgaagaagttgctAGAGAGCCAGAAGAAGGTGGTGAAAATTTTGCATCTGAATTTATGCATGGAGCATCTCAGCCTACACATGAGATGGATGAAAGCCAAGGAGGTGTATTCAGCCCTCAATCACCAACTACAAATCCATTACTAGGGACCACTGGTGTCACTCTTAAGGCATGGCAGAAGCAACATAAAGCTGTTACCACAAGGGCTGAGATTATGAGGGCTAGGAGTACTAGGGAAAGAAAAATGAACAAGAAATATGCAGATTAA